From the Candidatus Poribacteria bacterium genome, one window contains:
- a CDS encoding EutN/CcmL family microcompartment protein, with translation MYIAKVIGKAVSIVKHPAYENRTLLLIQPLSVRSELVRTPTIAVDYVGAGEGDTVIVGAGPGVAQEVFGIEDAPIRELVMGIVDRVDITLQEEKQ, from the coding sequence ATGTACATCGCTAAAGTAATCGGAAAAGCCGTTTCTATCGTTAAACATCCTGCATACGAAAATCGCACACTGCTGCTCATCCAACCGTTGAGCGTCAGATCCGAACTCGTTCGCACCCCAACGATTGCTGTCGATTATGTCGGCGCAGGCGAAGGAGACACGGTGATTGTCGGTGCGGGCCCGGGCGTTGCACAAGAAGTATTCGGTATTGAAGACGCACCTATCCGTGAACTCGTCATGGGGATTGTCGATCGGGTTGATATAACACTCCAGGAGGAAAAACAATGA
- a CDS encoding C25 family cysteine peptidase, with the protein MQTRLTKTCTRLLIITLFLYAGIGNLPIMPPIDSKNVAVAAPISSKQRPRAAARNRAKTQREIELVNSTSQGVTIQLVIPKSDFSFDNKPELFSSTETGTDARIPDFESPTVSFPGCRFTTELGVLRLPIQSTLIGVPADVHFQLRIVEKDFSTHKVEDLMSTSNFSVQSDTTRKKDSFLPENLVKIGEASQIRENHVLPVQLNPVQYNPIRREIRLHHRLVVEIRFSSTGTREQSTILSTIPRGLHTESTVYDAIFDDMLINPQSANRWRSPIQRAPAAPSISPTGPRYRISVTESAMYSITAQDLAAVGANLETITPATLTLTNKGKQIPIFVRGEDDQSFDPTDEIIFYGERQHGETSYIDPYSNENIYWLSWNTGRGIRMVTKTPLANANNAQTYTHFLTRAHFEKDQEFRRFRNASLTENQIYTEFSQGLQERFFTLTELPPLPNDSWFWAQLTAPASKPFSFMLPGVEATARPATVRVALHGRSNTEHDCNVWLNDKIELGEARWNGETEYQLQNQEIFQSFLNNGKNTIRITNPTSAGALIDILMLNWIQIDYWRNFNAEKNVLPFAITPLLDEIGAVNPNFEVQLKNFSTPDIEIYGIDGTRYVGLSPLVDEEIPGTYRVLFQSSQIRPKAVNDPTIQYIALTGNQFRKPKISVDAPSDLRSIQNGADYIIITHHHFLQDVQPLADFRRQQGMRTKIVDVQNIYDEFNHGILNPKAIREFLSYAYHNWQPPAPTYVLLVGDTDIKNKIDFVPTMQVQIPGYGSSASDHQFVTFRGTDSFPDMLIGRMPANNRVDARIFVERAINYETAPKVGPWHKRFLMLAGSDIRFHWQTNGLISNNQLSGRYEIQRIYAPHTDDELTLTTDDALTPIGRRVIDGFNDGASIVNYIGHGGGGRWASSRMLDFKDPEQNLTNISQLPFVISMTCYTGSFDGIKNSLAEELLRSENGGAIAVFGATSIGLLDGDFLLNLEIFDVIFNDQTHNIGAIVAQAKTQFLINASKFLDLAEVFTLFGDPATNLRIPRDEIQVTAEMSPFQGRNASQGDTRLSVSATLPERLSDADVEITLVPITETAVANNIVLEQEPVAIVNGQVNTQIRVPSDPEFDVGAVQIYAWDAGEEAIGHATYDILSRYVKNVRLVPFPVASNQPTHLYVEVVDKNAIDEITLFWYDWIKGDNKFFSIPVVPHTGTTYRSERPIPGYPDAQPIDYYLEVKVKTGRTFQTETVAYDVGDVEIEIDLALLAQTFTWDTTPPFTLSAQIRNIEEQTVRNIPVQFFVKALKGETNTASINTATTSILEQLKDATPIGNLQIIPEILPGNQVAVSVPWQPPPGDYLVTIYVDPPSAELPKGSIIEKREGNNWTSKRFSGNRIILTPETRNQPIQSPDGIFQVTIPPDSIQTSTVLTYTEEALTITNQPDIAVAIPASAIAYQLGFTEQTELTANATFQKEGSNGVYIYRRDEDNGNWIRVGGETVDEKTVAAEVKLPGTFALLSHSDTSPPAVELTFEHQGFVDGDYVSDTPTISARIEDANGIDSRIENIVLTKNGESVPQDEYVIAASPTNNNLLLITYTPVLDPGEYRIRLQAQDANGNISDAERNATVAGEFEITNIANFPNPFVPGSGTHFAYYLTESADEVSLKIYTITGRRIIAIDTLDASVSYNEFHYDGRDADGEPLANGVYLYKFTARKGDSRKQKFGKIAVRK; encoded by the coding sequence ATGCAAACCCGCCTCACGAAGACATGCACACGGTTACTCATCATAACACTTTTCCTTTATGCGGGAATAGGCAACCTGCCTATTATGCCCCCAATTGACTCGAAGAACGTCGCCGTAGCGGCACCGATCTCATCAAAGCAACGTCCCCGCGCTGCCGCAAGAAATAGGGCGAAAACCCAAAGAGAGATCGAATTAGTGAATAGCACCTCGCAGGGTGTAACAATTCAGCTCGTCATCCCGAAATCGGATTTTTCGTTTGATAATAAACCTGAACTTTTCAGCAGTACCGAAACAGGAACGGACGCACGGATCCCCGATTTTGAAAGTCCAACCGTCTCTTTCCCCGGGTGCCGCTTCACGACTGAATTAGGGGTGCTGCGTCTTCCCATCCAATCCACGCTCATCGGTGTTCCCGCCGATGTCCATTTTCAACTACGAATTGTTGAAAAGGATTTCAGCACACATAAGGTGGAAGACCTTATGTCTACCTCAAATTTTTCGGTGCAGTCGGACACCACGCGGAAAAAAGATAGTTTCTTACCAGAAAATCTTGTAAAAATCGGAGAAGCAAGTCAGATTCGAGAGAACCACGTCCTACCCGTTCAGCTCAACCCAGTCCAGTACAACCCTATTCGCCGTGAAATAAGGCTTCACCACCGACTTGTGGTAGAAATTCGCTTCAGCAGTACCGGCACACGTGAGCAATCTACCATCCTATCTACAATACCACGCGGTTTACATACCGAATCCACTGTGTACGACGCAATCTTCGATGATATGCTCATTAACCCACAGAGTGCCAATCGGTGGCGTTCTCCTATCCAACGAGCACCCGCCGCCCCGAGTATTTCTCCCACAGGACCGCGTTATAGAATCAGTGTAACCGAATCCGCAATGTACAGCATCACAGCACAGGATCTCGCCGCTGTTGGTGCCAACTTAGAGACTATTACCCCGGCGACGCTGACGTTGACAAACAAAGGAAAACAGATACCGATCTTTGTCCGTGGCGAAGACGACCAAAGTTTCGATCCAACGGATGAAATTATTTTTTACGGTGAACGCCAACACGGGGAAACCAGTTATATTGATCCCTATTCCAATGAGAATATCTACTGGCTCTCTTGGAATACCGGACGAGGGATCCGAATGGTAACGAAAACCCCTCTCGCAAATGCAAACAACGCGCAAACTTACACACACTTCCTCACACGCGCACATTTCGAGAAAGACCAAGAGTTCAGACGCTTCCGTAATGCAAGTCTCACCGAAAACCAAATTTATACAGAATTCAGCCAAGGACTCCAAGAGCGTTTTTTCACGCTGACAGAACTACCACCGCTCCCAAACGACAGTTGGTTCTGGGCACAACTGACCGCGCCAGCGTCAAAACCATTTTCCTTCATGCTGCCCGGTGTCGAAGCAACCGCTCGACCCGCCACAGTCCGTGTCGCTCTTCACGGTAGATCCAATACGGAACATGATTGCAATGTCTGGCTCAACGACAAAATCGAACTCGGAGAAGCACGCTGGAACGGCGAAACCGAATATCAACTTCAGAATCAGGAAATTTTCCAATCCTTTCTCAACAACGGAAAGAACACTATTCGGATTACAAATCCCACAAGCGCAGGAGCACTTATAGACATCCTCATGCTCAATTGGATTCAGATTGATTATTGGCGAAATTTCAACGCAGAAAAAAATGTGCTTCCCTTTGCAATCACCCCGCTTCTGGATGAAATTGGGGCTGTGAATCCAAACTTTGAAGTCCAATTAAAGAACTTCTCTACACCCGACATCGAAATTTACGGTATTGACGGCACCCGTTACGTCGGTTTATCCCCGCTTGTTGACGAGGAGATTCCTGGAACTTATAGAGTCCTGTTTCAATCGAGTCAAATTCGCCCTAAGGCTGTGAACGACCCCACCATCCAATACATCGCACTGACCGGTAACCAATTCCGAAAACCGAAAATCTCAGTAGACGCACCATCTGATTTGCGTAGCATTCAGAACGGGGCAGACTACATCATTATCACACATCATCACTTCCTTCAGGATGTTCAGCCCCTTGCTGACTTCCGCCGTCAACAAGGGATGCGTACCAAAATCGTTGACGTTCAAAACATCTATGACGAATTTAACCACGGTATCCTCAATCCTAAGGCTATCCGTGAATTCCTTAGTTACGCCTACCACAATTGGCAACCACCCGCCCCAACTTACGTCCTTCTCGTCGGCGATACCGACATCAAAAACAAAATCGATTTTGTCCCAACGATGCAGGTGCAAATCCCGGGCTACGGATCCAGCGCGAGTGATCATCAGTTCGTCACATTCCGAGGCACAGACAGTTTTCCAGACATGCTGATCGGAAGAATGCCCGCCAATAACCGCGTTGATGCCCGTATATTCGTTGAGCGCGCTATCAACTATGAAACCGCTCCCAAAGTCGGTCCATGGCACAAACGATTCCTCATGCTCGCAGGTTCGGATATTAGATTCCATTGGCAAACCAATGGACTTATTTCCAATAATCAACTGAGTGGCAGATACGAGATCCAACGTATTTATGCGCCCCATACAGATGACGAACTGACTTTAACAACCGACGATGCCCTCACGCCTATCGGGAGACGCGTCATTGACGGCTTTAACGATGGTGCCAGTATCGTCAACTATATTGGGCACGGCGGCGGTGGTAGATGGGCTTCCAGTCGGATGCTCGACTTTAAAGATCCGGAACAGAACTTAACCAACATCTCGCAACTCCCATTCGTTATCAGTATGACCTGTTACACCGGCTCGTTTGACGGCATCAAAAATAGTCTCGCTGAAGAACTCCTCCGCTCCGAAAACGGCGGTGCCATCGCAGTTTTCGGGGCAACCAGTATTGGACTCTTAGATGGCGACTTCCTACTCAACCTCGAAATTTTTGATGTTATCTTCAACGATCAAACACACAATATCGGTGCTATTGTTGCACAAGCCAAAACCCAATTTCTTATTAACGCCTCCAAATTTCTTGATCTCGCTGAAGTCTTTACCCTTTTCGGTGACCCAGCGACAAATTTAAGAATACCACGCGACGAGATACAGGTCACAGCGGAGATGAGTCCCTTCCAAGGACGAAACGCGTCTCAAGGAGATACACGCCTCTCCGTTTCTGCAACGCTGCCTGAACGTCTCTCCGATGCAGATGTCGAAATTACCCTTGTCCCCATAACTGAAACCGCGGTCGCCAACAATATCGTCCTTGAACAGGAACCTGTTGCCATCGTTAACGGGCAGGTCAACACACAAATACGGGTTCCATCTGATCCCGAATTTGATGTTGGTGCTGTACAAATCTACGCATGGGATGCGGGTGAAGAAGCCATCGGACATGCAACCTACGATATCTTATCCCGATACGTTAAGAACGTCCGCCTTGTTCCCTTTCCCGTTGCATCAAATCAACCGACGCATCTTTACGTAGAAGTAGTCGACAAAAATGCGATTGATGAAATAACTCTGTTTTGGTACGATTGGATCAAGGGAGACAACAAATTTTTCTCTATTCCGGTAGTGCCACATACTGGCACGACCTATAGGAGTGAACGCCCCATCCCCGGGTATCCAGATGCGCAACCGATCGATTATTACTTAGAAGTTAAAGTCAAAACTGGGCGAACGTTCCAAACAGAGACGGTCGCTTACGATGTGGGAGATGTTGAAATTGAAATTGATCTCGCGCTTCTGGCACAAACCTTTACATGGGACACCACACCGCCCTTTACGCTCTCAGCACAAATCCGAAACATAGAAGAACAAACGGTACGAAATATCCCTGTTCAGTTCTTCGTAAAAGCGTTGAAAGGCGAGACAAATACCGCCAGTATAAACACCGCGACGACATCTATACTCGAACAACTGAAGGATGCGACACCAATCGGAAACCTGCAAATAATTCCCGAAATTCTCCCCGGTAACCAAGTTGCCGTGAGCGTCCCGTGGCAACCGCCACCGGGAGACTATCTGGTCACAATCTACGTGGACCCACCATCCGCCGAACTACCGAAGGGGAGTATCATCGAAAAACGTGAAGGGAATAACTGGACATCGAAGCGATTTTCGGGCAACCGTATCATCCTGACACCTGAAACACGCAACCAACCCATTCAGAGTCCAGACGGCATCTTCCAGGTCACGATTCCACCCGATAGTATTCAAACCAGCACCGTTCTGACTTACACCGAAGAAGCCCTTACTATCACAAATCAGCCCGACATTGCGGTGGCAATCCCCGCATCGGCTATCGCGTATCAACTCGGGTTCACCGAACAAACCGAATTAACAGCAAACGCGACCTTCCAAAAAGAGGGAAGCAACGGTGTCTACATCTATCGGCGTGACGAGGATAACGGAAATTGGATTCGGGTCGGTGGGGAAACCGTGGATGAAAAAACTGTCGCTGCAGAGGTTAAATTGCCTGGAACCTTCGCGTTGCTTTCGCATAGCGATACAAGCCCACCTGCTGTTGAATTGACATTCGAGCATCAAGGCTTCGTTGACGGCGATTATGTCTCTGATACACCGACTATCTCAGCACGGATTGAGGATGCAAACGGCATCGACTCGCGCATAGAAAACATAGTACTCACCAAAAACGGCGAAAGTGTGCCGCAAGATGAATATGTGATTGCCGCATCGCCGACCAACAACAATCTGCTTTTAATAACTTATACGCCTGTCTTGGACCCCGGCGAGTACCGCATCCGGTTGCAGGCACAAGACGCAAACGGGAATATATCAGATGCGGAGCGCAATGCGACCGTCGCCGGTGAATTTGAAATTACGAACATCGCCAACTTCCCGAATCCATTTGTGCCGGGAAGCGGCACCCATTTCGCCTATTACCTCACAGAAAGTGCCGATGAGGTCAGCCTAAAAATCTATACCATAACGGGTCGTCGCATCATCGCCATTGACACGCTTGATGCCTCTGTCTCCTACAACGAATTCCACTACGACGGTCGCGATGCAGACGGTGAACCGCTGGCAAACGGGGTCTATCTCTACAAGTTCACTGCCCGCAAAGGGGATAGCCGCAAGCAAAAATTCGGGAAAATCGCCGTGCGAAAATAG
- a CDS encoding GNAT family N-acetyltransferase has protein sequence MYDKLGEVGLKTGEQMEVGVITAPDEPHAEEVKQFLGHKGGNWEWHIERCVTEVLDALETRFYVGKLDGCVITNIMTVEHEGIGILGHVFTLPEQRRKGACKAVMAYQMEDFRQRAGRALYLGTGYNSHPYYIYHSFGFESVFPESGFMKYPVNSDFEERYFAPTSAAPKAIEWHDWPKVTALSGIVGWDTLRSLKWDVYGPTNMEGGFLSFKHDLETEDAYNDAKLLISSGGAIVGWATVSHDTRWQPTTGVLDLFFHPNFADAVPTLLSAVAFPETKVQCYVDSGAEKKAEVLVDAGFTCEGQLTNQFTYSGQHYDVLVFARG, from the coding sequence ATGTACGATAAATTGGGAGAAGTCGGACTGAAAACGGGAGAACAAATGGAAGTCGGTGTGATTACTGCACCGGATGAGCCTCATGCCGAAGAGGTGAAACAGTTCCTTGGACACAAAGGTGGAAACTGGGAGTGGCATATTGAGCGATGCGTCACCGAAGTGCTTGATGCGTTGGAGACACGTTTTTATGTCGGCAAGCTTGATGGATGTGTGATTACCAACATCATGACGGTCGAGCATGAAGGCATTGGCATTTTAGGGCATGTCTTTACGTTGCCGGAGCAACGCCGGAAAGGCGCATGTAAAGCGGTAATGGCGTATCAGATGGAGGATTTTCGACAGCGCGCCGGTCGCGCACTCTACCTCGGTACGGGGTACAATAGCCACCCGTATTACATCTACCATAGTTTCGGATTTGAGAGTGTATTTCCAGAGTCCGGTTTTATGAAATATCCTGTGAATTCGGATTTTGAAGAACGTTACTTCGCTCCTACGTCTGCCGCACCGAAGGCCATTGAATGGCATGATTGGCCGAAAGTCACAGCGTTGTCGGGTATTGTCGGATGGGACACGCTGCGGAGTCTTAAGTGGGATGTTTACGGTCCCACGAATATGGAGGGTGGTTTTCTGAGTTTCAAGCATGACTTGGAAACTGAAGATGCCTACAATGATGCGAAGTTGCTTATTTCGTCGGGTGGTGCAATCGTCGGCTGGGCAACCGTGAGTCATGATACGCGTTGGCAACCTACGACTGGGGTGTTAGACCTGTTTTTTCATCCGAATTTTGCGGATGCTGTTCCGACGTTGCTTTCAGCGGTGGCATTTCCTGAGACAAAGGTTCAGTGTTATGTCGATAGCGGTGCTGAGAAGAAGGCAGAGGTTTTAGTGGATGCTGGGTTCACCTGTGAAGGACAACTCACAAATCAATTTACATACAGCGGACAGCATTATGATGTTCTGGTGTTTGCACGAGGATGA